Part of the Candidatus Poribacteria bacterium genome is shown below.
CCGCCGCGGATTCCTCCGAAAATGGGAACGATGGGACACTTGAGAACAACCCGAAATGGATAAAGAACGGTAAGTTCGGAGCAGCGTTGGAATTTGATGGAAATGAGAGTAAGGGGCATGTTCTTGTCGGAAATTTGGGTCTGTCTGGAGCGGTTACGCTGGTCCTCTGGGCAAATCCAGATGGTGCTGTCAATGATGATCGACTGATATCGAATATCAATGGACCGACAAATCCGGCTTTCACAACTCGGTTCCAAGCTGGAGCAGTTGAAATCTGGAGCAGCGCATGGAAACCCGTTATCCCAGAATTTGATGACAATAAATGGGGACACTATGCGTTTGTATTCGATGGCGAGGGAAATGTGACGGGCTATTACAATGGCAAAGAGGGGGACACAGTTGCTGATTCTTATACGTTTACAGAGATCGGCATTGGTGCGAATTTTTTAGATCAGTGGGGACAATATTTTTCCGGTCAGTTTGACGAGATTGCGTTTTTCAGTGTCGCGCTCACTGAAAATGACATTAAAACCCTCATGACAAGAGGACTCAAATCCGCGTTGGCAGTTTACCCTGCGGGTAAATTAACCACTACATGGGGCAATATAAAGCGAGCCCATAAGGATTAAGTTAAGTGCGAAGCAAAATAATTTTCATCGTTATAGTGTTAGCGGTGGGCATCTCGATTTCCTATGCGGAAGACCGCGTTGCGGGGCACTGGGAGGGACATATTGAAATTCCCGGTCAGTCACTCGCTGTGAAGGTAGATCTCGCTATTAATAACAGTGATTGGAGCGGGACTATCGACATTCCGACCCAAGGCGCGAAGGGATTAACACTGTCTGATATCCTCGTCGAGGAAAACGATGAGGGTGTGCACGTCAAGTTCTCAATTCATGGCGTACCGGGGAATCCGACCTTCGATGGAAAGCTACACGACGGTGCCATCAGCGGTAAATTCAGCCAAGGTGGTGCCCAATTTGGTTTCCGCCTTTCCCGTGAGGCAGTTCCCAGTCCCGCAAGACCGCAGGAACCGAAGCCACCTTTCCCCTACCACATTGAAGAGGTAACCTTTCAAAACGGTGCTGTTAATCTTGCTGGCACTTTGACTGTCCCGCAGGACGATGGTACCTTTTCAGCAGTGCTGCTTATCTCCGGCAGCGGTTTGCAGGATCGAGATGAGACCGTGTTTGGACACAAACCGTTCTGGGTGATTGCCGATCACTTGAGCCACGCAGGCATCGCGGTACTTCGTGTCGATGATCCAGGTATCGGTAAATCAACGCCACATCCGAAACCACCAACGACAGCGGACTTCGCAACGGATGTAGCAGCAGGCGTGGCGTTCCTCAAGCAGGATGATCGGATCGGTCATGTCGGGTTGATCGGTCACAGCGAAGGTGGTCTCATCGCGGTCATCGTCGCCAGTCGCAGCACTGATGTCGATTTTGTGGGGCTGATGGCAGGTCCTGGTGTGCCCGGTGCCGAGTTGCTGCGTAAACAAAATGAACGTATTTTCGACGCAGCCGGAATCGCGGGCGAGCGCAAGCAAAGTTTACTCATGCTCGTCGATCAGCTGTTTACAACCTTGACTTCAGACATGGTAGAGGACGAACAACGACAGGTGGTAGAGGGAATTGTCCGTAAGCAGCTTGAAATTAACGGTGTTCCACCTGCGCAACAGGACGAGACACAGGTGCAGGCACTCGTAGAACAGTCACTTACTCCATGGATGCGCTATTTTCTAACTTTCGATCCGCGTCCTGCCCTTGAAAAAATACGTGTTCCTGTCCTCGCGCTCAACGGTGAATTGGATGTGCAGGTTGATGCCGAGCAAAACCTGACCGCTATCGCAGCGGCACTTGACAAAGGTGGAAATCAAGATGTCACTGTACATCGCCTGCCGGAACACAATCACCTGTTTCAACGCGCCAAAACGGGCTTAGTCAACGAGTACGGGGCCATTGAGGAGACGATCTCGCCGATGGTATTAGATTTGATTCGAGATTGGGTATTGTCGGTAACACAGTGAGAAGATGGCACTGTTATACATCAAATATATGGAGAGAACACATGGAATATCAAGTATTCGTTACTGTTTTTGTCGTCGTTGCGCTGATATTGGCAAATGAACTCAGTAGCGCGATGGCAGCTGAACCCGAAGGGCTGGTTGGTCGCTGGGATTTTGACGATGGAACAGGCACTGACCTCTCTGGAAACGGCAACCACGCTGTTCTTGGTGGCACAACAATTTATTCACTCGGTGAAGGACGTGCTTGCATCGAAGTGATGCGGAAGACAGAGCCGATGCGAATCCCTGTGTCTGAGAATTCCCCACTTGCCATATCGCGTGGCACAATCTGCTTCTGGTTAAATGCGGGGTCGGATAGATCCAACATCCTCGGATACAACAACGATGCAATCGAACTTAACAACTATCGTGGCTGTTTTCAAGTGCGTTTCCGAGGTGAGAAAGATTTTGAATACTGGGAAGGGATCCTTGATTACGATTGGCCCAAGTACGACCTGCGCGAATGGGCGTTCTATCCACATGTGAAAGCATCCGTCGGCGATTCCGAGTGGCATCTGTTCGCGGTCGCCTACGATGACAAAGCGAAACAAATCGTGGGATGGCGTGATGGTGAGCAGATCGCAACAATTGATTTATCTACAGTGGATATGGAGCCGCTGCGCCGAGAAGGTTTAACTGAGATTCGGACCAGTGAAGATTTTACTGGCTATCTCGACGATCTCCGTATCTACAATAAACCGCTGACCGACGCTGAAGTGAGGCAGATTTACGACGAAACCAAGGACATCTATGCAGGAAGACGGGATACGAACCCTACCGAAAAAAAGCAGAACACTTACAAGTACCAAGAGGTGGACAGGACGCTCTATAAGGCGTGGCTACAGTTCAATCCACCCACTACTGAACAGCCGAATCAGGATGTGTTTAAAAACATTGTTGCTGAAGGCACAAATTCGACTGTCCAGACAGCTGCTTCTGAATTGGCACAAGCGGCGGAATCCATGTTCGGTTTCAAGCCTTCTGTTTCAGAGTCTGCCACTGGACCGAAGGTTATTCTCGGAACAGCCGAAACTTCCAACTGGATCCGCGACCGTGCTGAAGACCTCCAATTGGATCGAATTGAAGGTGATGGGTTCATCATCAAGGCGATAGAAGGAACGGTTGTTGTCGCCGGAGAAATACCCGCAGGCGTTGTTTTTGGCGCATTCGATCTGATTCGTCGCAT
Proteins encoded:
- a CDS encoding alpha/beta fold hydrolase; this encodes MRSKIIFIVIVLAVGISISYAEDRVAGHWEGHIEIPGQSLAVKVDLAINNSDWSGTIDIPTQGAKGLTLSDILVEENDEGVHVKFSIHGVPGNPTFDGKLHDGAISGKFSQGGAQFGFRLSREAVPSPARPQEPKPPFPYHIEEVTFQNGAVNLAGTLTVPQDDGTFSAVLLISGSGLQDRDETVFGHKPFWVIADHLSHAGIAVLRVDDPGIGKSTPHPKPPTTADFATDVAAGVAFLKQDDRIGHVGLIGHSEGGLIAVIVASRSTDVDFVGLMAGPGVPGAELLRKQNERIFDAAGIAGERKQSLLMLVDQLFTTLTSDMVEDEQRQVVEGIVRKQLEINGVPPAQQDETQVQALVEQSLTPWMRYFLTFDPRPALEKIRVPVLALNGELDVQVDAEQNLTAIAAALDKGGNQDVTVHRLPEHNHLFQRAKTGLVNEYGAIEETISPMVLDLIRDWVLSVTQ
- a CDS encoding LamG domain-containing protein, translated to MKIVMPNLMISSLIVLSLIFTSISNAEFDIEAVAGMWLFDEGKGNTAADSSENGNDGTLENNPKWIKNGKFGAALEFDGNESKGHVLVGNLGLSGAVTLVLWANPDGAVNDDRLISNINGPTNPAFTTRFQAGAVEIWSSAWKPVIPEFDDNKWGHYAFVFDGEGNVTGYYNGKEGDTVADSYTFTEIGIGANFLDQWGQYFSGQFDEIAFFSVALTENDIKTLMTRGLKSALAVYPAGKLTTTWGNIKRAHKD